In a genomic window of Saccharothrix sp. HUAS TT1:
- a CDS encoding SDR family NAD(P)-dependent oxidoreductase, translating into MSHSTDQVIEAFRASMKENERLRKLNRRLASGRAEPVAVVAMSCRFPGGVTSPEQLWDLVAGGVDAVGPLPGDRGWDPADLAVGPTREGGFVSGVADFDPAFFGLTPREALAMDPQQRLLLETSWEAFERAGLDATALHGSRTGVFVGTNGQEYLDLLAAVGEDGSPHAGTGNAASVVSGRLSYTFGLEGPSVTVDTACSSSLVAIHLAAQAVRSGECSLALAGGVTVMVKPTAFVLYGRQGAVAPDGRCKAFAEGADGVGWAEGVGLVLLEKLSDARRNGHPVLAVLRGSAVNSDGASNGLTAPSGPAQRRVIRQALKASGLSAADVDVVEAHGTGTSLGDPIEAQALLATYGRDRARPLLLGSVKSNIGHAQAASGVAGLIKLVLAMRHGTVPATLHADAPSRRVDWTSGAVELVTEPRPWPETGAPRRAAVSSFGVSGTNAHVVVEAAPPAEVEPAGPAPGWTPWVLSARSREALREQAARVRDHLAGRDDRPVDVAFSLTATRTALPHRAVLLDPADLDALAAGRPSATTAEGVADADAAGPVFVFPGQGAQWVGMGARLLDESPVFAARIGECAEALAPHVDFSPVDVLRDGLALDRVEVVQPVSWAVMVALAAVWEAHGVHPAAVVGHSQGEVAAACVAGGLSLADGARVVALRARAIGRALSGRGGMLSVALPEAEVAPRLAPGLSIAAVNGPAAVVVSGEPAALDELAGSLAAEGARVRRVAVDYASHSAHVDAVRADLLAALEPVRPVTGQVPFFSTRTGGWFDTAGLDAGYWFANLRETVRFERAVRDLVAVGHRAFVEVGPHPVLTAAVQGTAEAAGAPVAAVGTLRRDDGGLDRFTLSLGEAFCAGVAVDWSGFFPGARRVDLPTYPFQRTRLWPDLPAPAVSGRFRTGWAPIGPGRPLDGTWLVAVPDQESWLPDGPVVRVVVSEDPAVTATRITQVLDGVEPAGVLALTATDDGATGVALTTSLLRALGVLGLSAPLWCVTRGAVSTGDDDPVTNPGHAALWGLGRVAALEHPERWGGLVDLVGDELVLPDAPEDQVAVRPGGLLGRRLVPVTDSVAAPGLSGTVLVTGGTGSVGSHVVRWVLEHGAEHVVVVARGAHEGAADVTPVACSVTDREALAAALAAIPADRPLTAVVHAARDVTDGSLSTLDEASLLEPVRTAAAGVPVLDELAGDVPLVVFGGLAGAVGGPGQAAAAAADAVAEAVVLRRRAAGRPGVAVAWAEWAAGRGAGLAGALASRGLPALPPERALDALGSVFGGGHAQLVVADFGWERFASWFAAERPSPLFGELAAFRRAGADLVAEPATGLAAELRDLPRDRAVRRLLDLVRDTAAAVLGHPSAADVPARRAFGELGVDSLTAVELRNRLRTATDAPVAATAVFDHPTPEALAAHVAELLLGPVAADVDVPGVSGSTAADPIVIVGMACRYPGGVADADGLWRLVAEGRDVVAPFPTDRGWDLTGLGASSATAEGGFLDDVAGFDAGFFGISPREALSMDPQQRLLLETSWEALEQAGVDPVGLRGSATGVFVGAVGTDYRPPADLQGHHLAGTVASVLSGRVSYVLGLEGPAMTIDTACSSSLVALHLAARSLRSGESSLALAGGVMVMSTPAAFTGFTAQGGMAPGGRCRSFAESAEGTGWSEGVGVLVLERLSDARRNGHEVLAVVRGSAVNQDGASNGLTAPNGPAQQRVIRAALADAGLRPSEVDVVEAHGTGTTLGDPIEAQAVLATYGAERAEPLLLGSIKSNMAHAQAAAGVAGIIKVVQAMRHGLVPGTLHVDRPSPHVDWASGAVRLVTEAVAWPETGRPRRAGVSSFGASGTNAHVIVEQAPPAEARPTTATGTVPVLLSAATSEGLRAQAERWLDVDARALGDLAFSAATTRAHLEHRAAVVCADPAGLRHGLAALAAGETAPDVLVGRADRAPTTAFVFAGQGAQRTGMGAGLVRFPVFAAAFDEVCARLDVDVRSGDPDDTGVAQPALFAFEVALFRLLESWGVRPDVLVGHSVGEIAAAHVAGVLSLDDACRLVSARARLMAALPAGGAMLSVRVPEDVVAPLLPDGVVVAAVNAPDAVVVAGPADAVAEAGRRLAGFRTRPLRVSHAFHSPLVEPVLDDLRAALAGISFEPPAIPLVSTVTGEPSDMSAVDYWVRQVREPVRFADAVAALDVDTVVEIGPDGSLSAAVQDTAGPDVLVVPLARRDTAEDTALLTGLARLHTRGVPVDWAAVMPGNRVALPTYAFRHERYWPTRFAADEVGTVGLDATGHALVGAATPLPDSDGVLLTGRLSRHTHPWLADHRVGDTVLFPGTGFLDLAFRAGDEVGCPRVAELTLEQPLLLPEDGAVRVQVVVGPPDGGGTRTLAVFGRPDGQDAPWTRYAGGLLSPEAVAGEALDGPWPPVGAEPMDLDGFYEHHADRNFHYGPVFRGLTAVWRRGDDVFADVVLPGHEQGAAEGFGLHPALLDAALHTTSFAHPDTDPKQLPFSWSGVALHATGAGRLRVRLASAGPDSVTLAVADATGAPVATIGALVLRPADTGSPRGRAEGPHSLLWIPVETAETPASKSSDALLASGASKNGAESIAITESAESAESGRSAGSAGSAGSGRSAESVGSAQHVARADAVDLVVLASASAPVPASALTSAFTSASAPASASAPASGDSTAPSTSTTLGISGRHVVDAETLAADLAAGAPAPAFAVLPVPAEEGVTATVLEALRDWAARDELAAVPLLVLTRDAVAASPSDALTGLPAAPVWGLVRSVQWEEPGRFLLLDHDGTADDALLAAAVASGEPQAAVRRGALLAPRIARPAPGDVVALPPGLGLGTGWRLDATGTGAVDGIAAVPVDVPAPGPGEVLIGMRAAGVNFRDVLSVLGLAAGAEPGPLGVEGAGVVLEVGSGVTDLVPGDRVMGVLSGAYGPRALADRRTVAKVPDGWSWTDAATVPMAYLTAYYALVDLVGLKPGESVLVHAGAGGVGMAAIRLARHLGAEVYATAGPGKWAALRELGVPDERIASSRTLDFAERFRAATGGRGVDVVLNSLAGAFTDASLALLAPGGRFAEMGKSDVRDPADHPGITYTAFDTVEAGPDRLGRMFAELLALDAVRPLPATTWDVRRAPEAFRHVSQAKHTGKVVLALPAPWRTDGTVLITGGTGALGSRLARHLVAEHGATRLLLLGRRGPDAPGAAELRADLTAAGAVVDVVACDVADPDAVAAVLAAVPAEHPLTAVVHAAGVLDDGVLSALTPERLATVLRAKADAALVLDRLTRDADLAAFVTYSSVVGTVGGPGQGSYAAANAFLDALAQHRRARGLPGQSLRWGPWTAEAGMTATLGGAAGRSGTRPLSWADGHALFDAALAAADPAPLPVRFDQAGLRANADLPPLLSGLVAGTARRAAATEALDAASFVDRLAGLTPGERRRALVRFVREQVAAVLGHRSADVVEADRGFTDLGFDSLTVVELRNRVNGATGLRLAATTVFDHPTPTALAAHLLSLLEPGFEAVPDAHLADLAALEAAVSGGLPEAARDEVAERLRALLDQLAPAPATGAGFVDVIDDASDDEIFEFIDRELRGT; encoded by the coding sequence ATGTCCCACTCCACCGACCAGGTCATCGAGGCGTTCCGGGCGTCGATGAAGGAGAACGAGCGGCTGCGCAAGCTCAACCGGCGGCTGGCCTCCGGTCGCGCCGAGCCGGTCGCCGTGGTGGCCATGAGCTGCCGGTTCCCCGGCGGCGTCACCTCGCCCGAGCAGCTGTGGGACCTGGTGGCGGGCGGCGTGGACGCGGTGGGGCCGCTGCCGGGCGACCGGGGCTGGGACCCGGCGGACCTGGCGGTCGGGCCGACCCGCGAGGGCGGGTTCGTGTCCGGGGTCGCCGACTTCGACCCGGCGTTCTTCGGGCTCACCCCGCGCGAGGCGCTGGCCATGGACCCGCAGCAGCGGCTGCTGCTGGAGACGTCCTGGGAGGCGTTCGAACGGGCCGGGCTGGACGCGACCGCCCTGCACGGCAGCCGCACCGGCGTGTTCGTCGGCACGAACGGCCAGGAGTACCTGGACCTGCTGGCGGCGGTCGGCGAGGACGGCAGCCCGCACGCGGGCACCGGCAACGCGGCCAGCGTGGTGTCCGGCCGGCTGTCCTACACGTTCGGGCTGGAGGGCCCGTCGGTCACCGTGGACACGGCCTGCTCGTCGTCGCTGGTCGCGATCCACCTGGCCGCGCAGGCGGTGCGGTCGGGCGAGTGCTCGCTGGCGCTCGCGGGCGGCGTCACGGTCATGGTCAAGCCGACCGCGTTCGTGCTCTACGGCCGGCAGGGCGCGGTCGCGCCGGACGGCCGGTGCAAGGCGTTCGCCGAGGGCGCGGACGGCGTCGGCTGGGCCGAGGGCGTCGGCCTGGTGCTGCTGGAGAAGCTGTCCGACGCGCGCCGCAACGGCCACCCGGTGCTCGCGGTGCTGCGCGGGTCGGCGGTGAACTCCGACGGCGCGTCCAACGGGTTGACCGCGCCGAGCGGCCCGGCGCAGCGGCGGGTGATCCGGCAGGCGCTCAAGGCGTCCGGCCTGTCGGCGGCCGACGTGGACGTGGTCGAGGCGCACGGCACCGGCACGTCGCTGGGCGACCCGATCGAGGCGCAGGCGCTGCTGGCCACCTACGGGCGCGACCGCGCGCGGCCGTTGCTGCTGGGCTCGGTGAAGTCGAACATCGGCCACGCGCAGGCCGCGTCCGGCGTGGCCGGGTTGATCAAGCTCGTGCTGGCGATGCGGCACGGCACCGTGCCCGCGACCCTGCACGCCGACGCCCCGTCGCGGCGGGTGGACTGGACGAGCGGCGCGGTCGAGCTGGTCACCGAGCCCCGGCCCTGGCCGGAGACCGGCGCCCCGCGCCGCGCGGCCGTGTCGTCGTTCGGCGTCAGCGGCACCAACGCGCACGTCGTCGTGGAAGCCGCGCCCCCGGCGGAGGTCGAGCCCGCCGGCCCGGCTCCCGGCTGGACGCCGTGGGTGCTGTCGGCCCGGTCCCGGGAAGCGCTGCGCGAGCAGGCCGCGCGGGTGCGCGACCACCTGGCCGGCCGCGACGACCGGCCGGTGGACGTGGCGTTCTCGCTGACCGCGACCCGCACGGCCCTGCCGCACCGCGCCGTGCTGCTCGACCCCGCCGACCTGGACGCGCTGGCGGCCGGCCGCCCGTCGGCCACCACCGCCGAGGGCGTCGCCGACGCCGACGCGGCCGGGCCGGTGTTCGTGTTCCCCGGCCAGGGCGCGCAGTGGGTCGGCATGGGCGCGCGGCTGCTCGACGAGTCGCCGGTGTTCGCCGCCCGGATCGGGGAGTGCGCCGAAGCGCTCGCCCCGCACGTGGACTTCTCGCCGGTGGACGTGCTGCGCGACGGCCTCGCGCTGGACCGCGTCGAGGTCGTGCAGCCCGTGTCGTGGGCGGTGATGGTCGCCCTGGCGGCGGTGTGGGAGGCGCACGGCGTCCACCCGGCCGCCGTCGTCGGCCACTCGCAGGGCGAGGTCGCGGCGGCGTGCGTGGCCGGCGGGCTGTCCCTGGCGGACGGCGCGCGGGTCGTGGCGTTGCGGGCGAGGGCGATCGGGCGGGCGCTGTCCGGGCGTGGCGGGATGCTGTCGGTGGCCCTGCCCGAGGCCGAGGTGGCGCCCCGGTTGGCGCCGGGGCTGTCGATCGCCGCCGTCAACGGGCCCGCCGCGGTCGTGGTGTCCGGCGAGCCCGCGGCGCTGGACGAGCTGGCCGGGTCGCTGGCCGCCGAGGGCGCGCGGGTGCGGCGGGTCGCCGTGGACTACGCCTCGCACTCCGCGCACGTGGACGCCGTGCGCGCCGACCTGCTCGCCGCGCTGGAGCCGGTCCGGCCGGTGACCGGGCAGGTGCCGTTCTTCTCCACCCGCACCGGCGGCTGGTTCGACACCGCCGGGCTCGACGCCGGGTACTGGTTCGCGAACCTGCGCGAGACCGTGCGGTTCGAGCGGGCCGTGCGGGACCTGGTCGCGGTGGGGCACCGGGCGTTCGTCGAGGTCGGGCCGCACCCGGTGCTCACCGCCGCCGTGCAGGGGACGGCCGAGGCCGCCGGGGCGCCCGTCGCCGCCGTCGGCACCCTGCGGCGCGACGACGGCGGGCTCGACCGGTTCACGCTGTCGCTGGGCGAGGCGTTCTGCGCCGGGGTCGCGGTGGACTGGTCCGGGTTCTTCCCCGGCGCGCGCCGGGTCGACCTGCCGACCTACCCGTTCCAGCGCACCCGGCTGTGGCCCGACCTGCCCGCGCCCGCCGTGAGCGGCCGGTTCCGCACGGGGTGGGCGCCGATCGGCCCCGGCCGCCCGCTCGACGGCACGTGGCTGGTCGCCGTGCCCGACCAGGAGTCCTGGCTCCCGGACGGCCCGGTGGTCCGGGTCGTGGTGTCCGAGGACCCCGCCGTCACCGCGACCCGGATCACTCAGGTGCTGGACGGCGTCGAGCCCGCCGGGGTGCTGGCGCTGACCGCCACGGACGACGGGGCCACGGGGGTCGCGCTGACGACGTCGTTGTTGCGCGCCCTGGGGGTTCTCGGCCTGTCGGCCCCGCTGTGGTGCGTGACGCGAGGCGCGGTGTCGACCGGTGACGACGACCCGGTGACCAACCCGGGCCACGCGGCGCTGTGGGGCCTGGGCCGGGTGGCCGCGCTGGAGCACCCGGAGCGCTGGGGCGGGCTGGTCGACCTGGTCGGCGACGAGCTCGTGCTGCCCGACGCGCCCGAGGACCAGGTGGCGGTGCGCCCCGGCGGTCTGCTCGGCCGTCGGCTCGTGCCGGTCACCGACAGCGTCGCCGCACCGGGGTTGAGCGGCACGGTCCTGGTGACCGGCGGCACCGGCTCGGTCGGGTCGCACGTCGTCCGCTGGGTCCTGGAGCACGGGGCGGAGCACGTCGTCGTCGTCGCCCGGGGCGCGCACGAGGGCGCGGCCGACGTGACGCCGGTGGCGTGCTCGGTCACCGACCGGGAGGCGCTGGCCGCCGCGCTCGCCGCGATCCCCGCCGACCGGCCGCTGACCGCCGTGGTGCACGCCGCGCGCGACGTGACCGACGGCTCTCTGTCCACATTGGACGAGGCGAGCCTGCTGGAACCGGTCCGCACGGCCGCGGCCGGTGTCCCGGTGCTGGACGAGTTGGCCGGGGACGTGCCGCTGGTGGTCTTCGGCGGCCTGGCGGGCGCGGTCGGCGGTCCGGGCCAGGCCGCCGCCGCGGCGGCGGACGCGGTGGCGGAAGCCGTCGTGCTGCGCCGCCGGGCGGCCGGTCGGCCGGGGGTCGCGGTGGCGTGGGCCGAGTGGGCCGCCGGGCGCGGCGCCGGGCTGGCGGGCGCGCTGGCCTCGCGCGGGCTGCCCGCGCTGCCGCCGGAACGGGCGCTCGACGCGCTGGGCTCGGTGTTCGGCGGTGGGCACGCGCAGCTCGTCGTGGCCGACTTCGGCTGGGAGCGGTTCGCGTCCTGGTTCGCCGCCGAGCGGCCCAGCCCGCTGTTCGGCGAGCTGGCGGCGTTCCGGCGGGCCGGCGCGGACCTCGTCGCCGAACCGGCCACCGGGTTGGCCGCCGAGCTGCGCGACCTGCCGCGGGACCGGGCCGTGCGCCGACTGCTCGACCTGGTGCGCGACACCGCCGCCGCCGTGCTCGGCCACCCGTCCGCCGCCGACGTGCCCGCGCGGCGCGCGTTCGGCGAGCTGGGCGTCGACTCGCTGACCGCCGTCGAGCTGCGCAACCGGCTGCGGACCGCCACCGACGCGCCGGTCGCCGCGACCGCCGTGTTCGACCACCCCACGCCCGAGGCGCTGGCCGCGCACGTCGCGGAACTCCTGCTCGGACCGGTCGCCGCCGACGTGGACGTCCCGGGCGTGAGCGGTTCCACCGCGGCCGACCCGATCGTGATCGTCGGCATGGCGTGCCGCTACCCCGGTGGCGTCGCGGACGCCGACGGGCTGTGGCGGCTGGTCGCCGAGGGGCGGGACGTCGTCGCGCCGTTCCCCACCGACCGGGGCTGGGACCTCACCGGCCTGGGCGCCTCCAGCGCCACCGCCGAGGGCGGTTTCCTGGACGACGTGGCCGGTTTCGACGCCGGCTTCTTCGGCATCTCGCCGCGCGAGGCGCTGTCGATGGACCCGCAGCAGCGGCTGCTGCTCGAAACGTCGTGGGAGGCGCTGGAGCAGGCGGGCGTCGACCCCGTCGGGCTGCGCGGCTCGGCGACCGGCGTGTTCGTCGGCGCGGTCGGCACCGACTACCGGCCGCCCGCCGACCTCCAGGGCCACCACCTGGCGGGCACGGTCGCCAGCGTGCTGTCCGGTCGGGTGTCGTACGTGCTCGGGCTGGAGGGCCCGGCGATGACGATCGACACGGCGTGCTCGTCGTCGTTGGTGGCGTTGCACCTGGCGGCCCGGTCGCTGCGGTCGGGGGAGTCGTCGCTGGCGCTCGCGGGTGGCGTCATGGTCATGTCCACCCCCGCCGCGTTCACCGGGTTCACCGCGCAGGGCGGGATGGCCCCCGGTGGTCGGTGCCGGTCGTTCGCCGAGTCGGCCGAGGGCACCGGCTGGTCGGAGGGCGTCGGCGTCCTGGTGCTGGAGCGGCTGTCGGACGCGCGGCGCAACGGGCACGAGGTGCTGGCCGTGGTGCGCGGGTCCGCGGTGAACCAGGACGGCGCGTCGAACGGGCTCACCGCGCCGAACGGCCCCGCGCAGCAGCGGGTGATCCGGGCGGCGCTGGCCGATGCCGGGCTGCGACCGTCCGAAGTGGACGTGGTGGAGGCGCACGGCACCGGCACCACGCTGGGTGACCCGATCGAGGCGCAGGCCGTGCTGGCCACCTACGGCGCGGAGCGCGCGGAACCGCTGCTCCTCGGCTCGATCAAGTCGAACATGGCGCACGCCCAGGCCGCCGCCGGCGTCGCCGGGATCATCAAGGTCGTGCAGGCGATGCGGCACGGCCTGGTGCCCGGCACGCTGCACGTCGACCGCCCGTCCCCGCACGTCGACTGGGCGTCCGGCGCGGTGCGGCTGGTCACCGAGGCCGTGGCGTGGCCGGAGACCGGTCGGCCGAGGCGGGCCGGTGTGTCGTCGTTCGGCGCGAGCGGCACCAACGCGCACGTGATCGTGGAACAGGCCCCGCCCGCCGAGGCGCGCCCGACGACCGCGACGGGCACGGTGCCGGTGCTGCTGTCGGCCGCCACCTCTGAAGGGCTGCGGGCCCAGGCCGAGCGGTGGCTGGACGTGGACGCCCGCGCGTTGGGCGACCTGGCGTTCTCGGCCGCCACGACCCGCGCGCACCTGGAGCACCGCGCCGCCGTCGTGTGCGCGGACCCGGCCGGGCTGCGGCACGGCCTGGCCGCGCTCGCCGCCGGCGAGACCGCGCCGGACGTGCTGGTCGGCCGGGCCGATCGCGCGCCGACGACCGCGTTCGTGTTCGCGGGCCAGGGCGCGCAGCGGACCGGCATGGGCGCGGGGCTGGTCCGGTTCCCGGTGTTCGCCGCCGCGTTCGACGAGGTGTGCGCGCGGCTCGACGTGGACGTGCGGTCGGGCGACCCGGACGACACCGGCGTCGCGCAGCCGGCGCTGTTCGCGTTCGAGGTGGCCCTGTTCCGGCTGCTGGAGTCGTGGGGCGTGCGGCCGGACGTGCTGGTGGGGCACTCGGTCGGCGAGATCGCCGCCGCGCACGTCGCGGGCGTGCTGTCGCTGGACGACGCGTGCCGCCTGGTCTCGGCGCGGGCCCGGCTGATGGCCGCCCTGCCCGCCGGCGGCGCGATGCTGTCGGTGCGCGTGCCCGAGGACGTGGTGGCGCCGCTGCTGCCGGACGGCGTGGTCGTCGCCGCGGTCAACGCGCCGGATGCCGTGGTCGTCGCCGGACCGGCGGACGCGGTGGCCGAGGCCGGTCGTCGGCTGGCGGGGTTCCGCACCCGGCCGCTGCGGGTCAGCCACGCGTTCCACTCACCGCTGGTCGAGCCCGTGCTGGACGACCTGCGCGCCGCACTGGCCGGTATCTCGTTCGAGCCGCCCGCCATCCCGCTGGTGTCCACGGTGACCGGCGAGCCGTCCGACATGTCCGCAGTGGACTACTGGGTGCGCCAGGTGCGCGAGCCGGTGCGCTTCGCCGACGCGGTCGCCGCGCTCGACGTCGACACCGTCGTCGAGATCGGCCCCGACGGCTCGCTGTCCGCCGCCGTCCAGGACACCGCCGGCCCGGACGTGCTGGTCGTGCCCCTGGCCCGCCGCGACACCGCCGAGGACACCGCCCTGCTCACCGGCTTGGCCCGCCTGCACACCCGCGGCGTCCCGGTGGACTGGGCGGCGGTGATGCCCGGCAACCGGGTCGCGCTGCCCACGTACGCGTTCCGGCACGAGCGGTACTGGCCGACCAGGTTCGCCGCCGACGAGGTGGGGACGGTCGGCCTCGACGCCACCGGGCACGCGCTGGTGGGCGCGGCGACCCCGCTGCCGGACTCGGACGGAGTGCTGCTGACCGGCAGGCTGTCCCGGCACACCCACCCGTGGCTGGCCGACCACCGGGTCGGTGACACGGTCCTGTTCCCCGGCACCGGTTTCCTCGACCTGGCGTTCCGGGCCGGTGACGAGGTCGGCTGCCCGAGGGTCGCCGAGCTGACGCTCGAACAGCCGTTGTTGCTGCCCGAGGACGGCGCGGTGCGGGTGCAGGTGGTCGTCGGTCCGCCGGACGGCGGTGGGACGCGCACGCTGGCCGTGTTCGGGCGCCCGGACGGCCAGGACGCGCCGTGGACCCGGTACGCGGGCGGCCTGCTGTCGCCGGAGGCGGTGGCGGGCGAGGCGCTGGACGGCCCGTGGCCGCCGGTCGGGGCCGAGCCGATGGACCTCGACGGCTTCTACGAGCACCACGCCGACCGCAACTTCCACTACGGCCCGGTGTTCCGCGGGCTGACCGCCGTGTGGCGGCGCGGTGACGACGTGTTCGCCGACGTGGTGCTGCCCGGTCACGAGCAGGGCGCGGCGGAGGGTTTCGGTTTGCACCCGGCGCTGCTCGACGCCGCGCTGCACACCACGTCGTTCGCCCACCCCGACACGGACCCCAAGCAGCTGCCGTTCTCGTGGAGCGGTGTGGCGCTGCACGCCACGGGCGCGGGCAGGCTGCGGGTGCGGCTCGCCTCGGCCGGTCCGGACTCGGTGACGCTGGCAGTCGCCGACGCCACCGGGGCCCCGGTGGCGACGATCGGCGCGCTGGTGCTGCGGCCGGCGGACACCGGCTCGCCGCGCGGCCGCGCCGAAGGCCCGCACTCGCTGCTCTGGATCCCGGTCGAGACGGCCGAGACACCTGCTAGCAAATCTAGCGACGCTCTGCTTGCTAGCGGTGCTAGTAAAAATGGCGCCGAAAGCATCGCGATCACCGAAAGCGCCGAAAGCGCCGAAAGCGGCAGGAGCGCCGGGAGTGCCGGGAGTGCCGGGAGCGGCAGGAGTGCCGAAAGCGTTGGGAGCGCCCAACACGTCGCGCGCGCCGATGCGGTCGACCTGGTGGTACTTGCCTCGGCCTCCGCCCCCGTCCCCGCTTCGGCCCTCACCTCCGCCTTCACCTCCGCTTCGGCCCCCGCTTCCGCCTCTGCCCCCGCTTCCGGCGACTCCACTGCTCCCAGCACCTCCACCACCCTCGGCATCTCCGGGCGGCACGTGGTTGATGCCGAGACCCTCGCTGCCGACCTCGCCGCCGGCGCGCCCGCGCCCGCCTTCGCCGTGCTGCCGGTCCCCGCCGAGGAGGGCGTCACCGCGACCGTGCTGGAGGCCCTGCGCGACTGGGCGGCCCGCGACGAGCTGGCCGCCGTCCCGCTGCTGGTGCTCACCCGCGACGCGGTCGCGGCGAGCCCGTCCGACGCCCTGACCGGGCTCCCGGCCGCCCCCGTCTGGGGGCTGGTGCGCTCGGTCCAGTGGGAGGAACCGGGCCGGTTCCTCCTCCTCGACCACGACGGCACCGCGGACGACGCGCTGCTGGCCGCCGCCGTCGCGTCCGGCGAGCCGCAAGCCGCCGTGCGCCGGGGCGCACTCCTCGCGCCGCGCATCGCCCGACCCGCACCCGGCGACGTCGTCGCCCTCCCGCCCGGCCTCGGGCTCGGCACGGGCTGGCGGCTCGACGCGACCGGCACCGGCGCGGTCGACGGCATCGCGGCCGTGCCGGTGGACGTGCCCGCGCCCGGCCCCGGCGAGGTGCTGATCGGGATGCGCGCGGCCGGTGTGAACTTCCGGGACGTGCTGTCCGTGCTCGGCCTCGCGGCGGGCGCCGAACCCGGCCCGCTCGGTGTCGAGGGCGCGGGCGTGGTGCTGGAGGTCGGGTCGGGCGTCACCGACCTCGTGCCCGGCGACCGGGTGATGGGCGTGCTGTCCGGCGCGTACGGGCCGCGCGCGCTGGCCGACCGCCGCACCGTGGCGAAGGTCCCGGACGGCTGGTCGTGGACCGACGCGGCGACCGTGCCCATGGCCTACCTGACCGCCTACTACGCGCTGGTCGACCTGGTGGGGCTCAAGCCGGGCGAGTCGGTGCTGGTGCACGCGGGCGCGGGCGGTGTCGGCATGGCCGCCATCCGCCTCGCCCGGCACCTCGGGGCCGAGGTCTACGCCACGGCCGGCCCCGGCAAGTGGGCCGCGCTGCGCGAACTGGGCGTGCCGGACGAGCGGATCGCGTCGTCGCGGACCCTGGACTTCGCGGAGCGGTTCCGCGCGGCCACCGGCGGGCGCGGCGTCGACGTGGTGCTGAACTCGCTGGCGGGCGCGTTCACCGACGCGTCGCTGGCCCTGCTCGCGCCCGGCGGCCGGTTCGCCGAGATGGGCAAGTCCGACGTCCGCGACCCCGCCGACCACCCCGGCATCACCTACACCGCGTTCGACACCGTCGAGGCCGGGCCGGACCGCCTCGGGCGGATGTTCGCCGAACTCCTCGCCCTCGACGCCGTGCGCCCGCTGCCCGCGACGACCTGGGACGTCCGCCGCGCGCCGGAGGCGTTCCGGCACGTCAGCCAGGCCAAGCACACCGGCAAGGTGGTGCTCGCCCTGCCCGCGCCGTGGCGGACCGACGGCACCGTGCTGATCACCGGCGGCACCGGCGCGCTCGGGTCCCGGCTGGCCCGGCACCTCGTCGCCGAGCACGGCGCGACCCGGCTGCTGCTGCTCGGCAGGCGCGGACCGGACGCGCCCGGCGCGGCGGAGCTGCGCGCCGACCTGACCGCCGCCGGCGCGGTGGTGGACGTGGTCGCGTGCGACGTCGCCGACCCGGACGCGGTGGCCGCCGTGCTGGCCGCCGTGCCCGCCGAGCACCCGCTGACCGCCGTGGTGCACGCGGCGGGCGTGCTGGACGACGGCGTGCTGTCCGCGCTCACCCCGGAGCGGCTGGCGACCGTGCTGCGGGCGAAGGCGGACGCGGCGCTCGTCCTCGACCGGCTCACCCGGGACGCCGACCTCGCCGCGTTCGTCACCTACTCGTCCGTCGTCGGCACGGTCGGCGGACCCGGTCAGGGCAGCTACGCCGCCGCCAACGCGTTCCTCGACGCCCTCGCCCAGCACCGCCGGGCCCGCGGACTGCCCGGCCAGTCGCTGCGCTGGGGACCCTGGACGGCCGAGGCGGGCATGACCGCGACCCTCGGCGGCGCGGCGGGCCGCTCCGGCACCCGGCCGCTGTCGTGGGCCGACGGGCACGCCCTGTTCGACGCCGCGCTGGCCGCCGCCGACCCGGCGCCGCTGCCGGTGCGGTTCGACCAGGCCGGGTTGCGCGCCAACGCCGACCTGCCGCCGCTGCTGAGCGGCCTGGTCGCGGGGACCGCCCGCCGGGCCGCCGCGACCGAGGCGCTGGACGCGGCGTCCTTCGTGGACCGGCTGGCCGGGTTGACGCCCGGCGAGCGCAGGCGCGCCCTGGTCCGGTTCGTGCGCGAGCAGGTGGCCGCCGTGCTCGGGCACCGGTCCGCCGACGTCGTGGAGGCCGACCGCGGCTTCACCGACCTCGGGTTCGACTCGCTGACCGTGGTGGAGCTGCGCAACCGCGTCAACGGCGCGACCGGGCTGCGGCTGGCCGCGACCACCGTGTTCGACCACCCGACCCCGACCGCCCTGGCCGCGCACCTGCTGTCGCTGCTGGAACCCGGGTTCGAGGCCGTGCCGGACGCGCACCTGGCCGACCTCGCCGCCCTGGAGGCCGCCGTGTCCGGCGGCCTGCCCGAGGCGGCGCGCGACGAGGTGGCCGAGCGGTTGCGCGCCCTGCTCGACCAGCTGGCGCCCGCGCCCGCCACCGGCGCCGGCTTCGTCGACGTGATCGACGACGCCAGCGACGACGAGATCTTCGAGTTCATCGACCGCGAGCTGCGCGGTACGTGA